The Oryza glaberrima chromosome 9, OglaRS2, whole genome shotgun sequence genome includes a window with the following:
- the LOC127784985 gene encoding AT-hook motif nuclear-localized protein 17-like, with protein MSFCERDMNKESMYQERDDMAGIRFATPPPPQQQQLVECFSDEVDSRGSGGEMKDAVGSGSGQLVVVGGGDGASIEVAKKRRGRPPGSKNKPKPPVVITREAEPAAAMRPHVIEIPGGRDVAEALARFSSRRNLGICVLAGTGAVANVSLRHPSPGVPGSAPAAIVFHGRYEILSLSATFLPPAMSSVAPQAAVAAAGLSISLAGPHGQIVGGAVAGPLYAATTVVVVAAAFTNPTFHRLPADDDASVSVSVSLSGSGDADEHRGHQHKPEPQEPRQLRRPPPHLSAAAAVSAAQPVEPCGAPMYACHPQPQEVMWPPPARTPHPPPPPPPY; from the coding sequence ATGTCGTTCTGCGAGAGGGACATGAACAAGGAGAGCATGTACCAAGAACGGGACGACATGGCGGGGATACGGttcgcgacgccgccgccgcctcaacagCAGCAGCTGGTGGAGTGCTTCTCCGACGAGGTGGACAGCCGCGGGAGTGGCGGCGAGATGAAGGATGCCGTGGGGAGCGGGAGTGGGCAGCTGGTCGTTGTTGGTGGCGGAGATGGGGCGAGCATCGAGGTggcgaagaagaggagggggaggccgcCGGGGTCCAAGAACAAGCCGAAGCCGCCCGTGGTGATCACGCGGGaggcggagccggcggcggcgatgcggccgCACGTGATCGAGATCCCCGGCGGGCGGGACGTCGCGGAGGCGCTCGCGCGGTTCTCGAGCCGTCGGAACCTCGGGATCTGCGTGCTCGCCGGCACCGGCGCGGTCGCCAACGTGTCGCTCCGCCACCCGTCACCCGGGGTCCCGGGCTCAGCTCCGGCGGCGATCGTGTTCCACGGCCGGTACGAGATCCTCTCCCTGTCGGCCACGTTCCTGCCTCCGGCCATGTCCTCCGTGGCGCCCCaggccgcggtcgccgccgcgggcctctccatctcgctcgccggcccgCACGGCCAGATCGTCGGCGGGGCCGTGGCAGGCCCGCTCTACGCCGCGACCACcgtcgtggtcgtcgccgccgccttcaccaacCCCACCTtccaccgcctccccgccgacgacgacgcgtcgGTGTCCGTCTCGGTGTCACtctccggcagcggcgacgcggacgAACACCGGGGCCACCAGCACAAACCTGAGCCGCAAGAACCGCGCCAACTTCGACGGCCGCCACCGCACCTgtcagcagccgccgccgtctcaGCAGCACAGCCGGTGGAGCCATGCGGCGCGCCCATGTACGCCTGCCACCCTCAGCCACAGGAGGTgatgtggccgccgccggctcgtacgccgcacccgccgccgccgccgccgccgtactaA